One region of Candidatus Babeliales bacterium genomic DNA includes:
- a CDS encoding YerC/YecD family TrpR-related protein, giving the protein MNNNELSTDLFEALALLNKAEEIERFIKDLCTPQEIKALADRWRVCKLLHQDKLSYREIHAQTGVSLATITRVARFLNTEPHHGYKSVLKKIESITSNGAPE; this is encoded by the coding sequence ATGAATAATAACGAGTTATCTACCGATCTATTTGAAGCACTCGCTCTACTCAACAAAGCAGAAGAAATAGAACGTTTCATAAAAGATCTCTGCACGCCGCAAGAAATTAAAGCACTTGCCGATAGATGGCGCGTATGCAAATTACTTCATCAAGACAAACTTTCATATCGCGAAATCCATGCCCAAACGGGAGTGAGTCTTGCTACCATCACGCGCGTTGCTCGATTTCTAAACACTGAACCACATCACGGATATAAATCCGTTCTTAAAAAAATAGAATCCATAACCTCAAACGGTGCTCCAGAATGA